In Mytilus trossulus isolate FHL-02 chromosome 6, PNRI_Mtr1.1.1.hap1, whole genome shotgun sequence, a single window of DNA contains:
- the LOC134723329 gene encoding complement C1q-like protein 3, producing the protein MLRTTLIFFMFLMMIVKVESACDTELQNGLLQDLLNMMMKIKGSNQELSSCKCQKKLQAIAFTASLSASKSMGPLETVKFDKVWTNAGKGYNPNSGIFTAPKKGFYQITATMMSQSGKWFHASIWKNDEKTVGLYTGQGHKTGSASIVLNLKKGDRVFVKHYNMSQTIYSDSNHYTMFSGFLIS; encoded by the exons ATGTTAAGGacaactttgatttttttcatgtttttgatgATGATAGTTAAAGTGGAGTCGGCATGTGATACTGAACTTC agAATGGCCTTCTTCAAGATCTTCTTAACATGATGATGAAAATTAAAGGTTCCAATCAAG AACTGTCTTCCTGTAAATGCCAGAAGAAATTACAGGCAATTGCCTTCACAGCTTCTCTGTCAGCTAGTAAATCCATGGGTCCTCTAGAAACAGTAAAGTTTGATAAAGTTTGGACCAATGCTGGTAAAGGATATAACCCAAATTCTGGAATATTTACAGCACCAAAGAAAGGCTTTTATCAAATAACTGCCACGATGATGTCTCAGAGTGGAAAATGGTTTCATGCATCCATATGGAAAAACGATGAAAAAACTGTGGGATTATACACTGGACAAGGTCATAAAACAGGTTCTGCTAGCATTGTTCTCAATTTAAAGAAAGGAGACCGTGTGTTTGTTAAACATTATAACATGAGTCAGACAATCTACAGTGATAGCAATCACTATACTATGTTTTCTGGCTTTCTTATctcttaa
- the LOC134722496 gene encoding KRAB-A domain-containing protein 2-like — protein MQSMQDGNLRFIMHYQDHLTKFAILRALTSKYVSEFAYQLLDIFLLFGAPHIDNRYEFTANIIKEDMRADCTKVHGKPRHPHSQEGIERGNAVIKDMLVI, from the coding sequence ATGCAATCTATGCAAGATGGTAATCTCAGATTTATCATGCATTATCAAGATCATCTGACCAAGTTTGCTATACTGCGAGCACTAACATCAAAGTATGTCTCAGAATTCGCCTATCAGCTACtggatatatttttactttttggtgcCCCACATATCGATAACAGATATGAATTTACAGCCAATATCATCAAAGAAGACATGAGGGCAGATTGTACAAAAGTTCATGGAAAACCTCGACATCCTCATTCACAAGAAGGTATCGAAAGAGGAAATGCAGTTATTAAAGATATGCTGGTTATCTAG